The Rhinatrema bivittatum chromosome 4, aRhiBiv1.1, whole genome shotgun sequence genome window below encodes:
- the METTL23 gene encoding methyltransferase-like protein 23 isoform X2 encodes MYVWPCAVVLAQFVWFHRRELTGKKILEIGAGVSLPGVVAAKCGAEVILSDSAELPQCLENCHQSCQMNDVLGVSVVGLTWGEVSPDLLALPPLDIILGSDVFYEPADFEDVLSSVHFLMQKNSQAQFWTSYQVRSADWSIEDLLYKWDLKCIDVPLKTFKADNPHLAGSEFPGRHTIQMMIITVKDP; translated from the exons ATGTATGTGTGGCCCTGTGCTGTGGTCCTTGCTCAGTTTGTGTGGTTTCACAGAAGAGAACTGACTGGCAAGAAGATTTTGGAG ATTGGTGCAGGGGTGAGCCTGCCAGGTGTGGTGGCTGCAAAATGTGGTGCCGAAGTGATATTGTCAGACAGTGCAGAGTTACCTCAGTGCCTGGAGAACTGTCACCAAAGCTGTCAAATGAATGATGTCCTCGGGGTGTCTGTTGTTGGCCTCACATGGGGAGAGGTATCACCTGATCTGCTGGCACTACCTCCCTTGGACATTATTTTGGGATCAGATGTGTTTTATGAACCAGcag ATTTTGAAGATGTTTTATCTAGTGTGCATTTCTTGATGCAAAAGAATTCACAGGCTCAGTTCTGGACTTCATACCAAGTTAGAAG TGCTGACTGGTCCATTGAAGATTTGCTCTACAAGTGGGATTTGAAGTGTATTGATGTTCCTTTGAAGACCTTCAAAGCTGATAACCCTCACCTGGCTGGATCAGAATTTCCAGGCAGACATACTATTCAAATGATGATCATAACAGTAAAAGACCCATGA